One Brachyspira suanatina DNA segment encodes these proteins:
- a CDS encoding RidA family protein translates to MDKKIIKTHKAPQAIGPYSQAVKSGNFIFASGQIPLDPVSGEMAENDIKKQTERVMENIKGLLESENLTMANIIKTTCFLTDMSNFAAFNEVYANYFPENPPARSTVAIKALPKDALVEVEIIAVIS, encoded by the coding sequence ATGGATAAAAAAATTATTAAAACACACAAAGCACCTCAAGCTATAGGACCTTATTCTCAAGCAGTAAAAAGCGGAAATTTCATTTTTGCATCAGGTCAAATACCTTTGGATCCAGTAAGCGGAGAAATGGCTGAAAATGATATAAAAAAACAAACTGAAAGAGTTATGGAAAACATTAAAGGTCTTTTAGAGTCAGAAAATTTAACTATGGCTAATATTATTAAAACTACTTGTTTCTTAACAGATATGTCTAATTTTGCAGCTTTCAATGAAGTATATGCAAATTATTTCCCAGAAAATCCACCTGCAAGAAGCACTGTTGCTATAAAAGCTTTACCTAAAGACGCTTTAGTAGAAGTTGAAATAATCGCTGTTATAAGCTGA
- a CDS encoding tetratricopeptide repeat protein yields the protein MNRKRSKKSGIYLLFAFISIIFFYISINVLYTQTSAYYDETLINNLPNAERFVSKIKISTSNTNNNIVLISWEGIIDDNLIYYVYRSESPIIGKSSFSNSTVVDYVKATNDSKMYTIADSPIISSTYYYAVVSYINDSVFYNAKENIDTSSLSFNGITSNNVFNNNLKYNTNINNNIITNTVTVTNNVILTNNILLTNTVTLTNTVTLTNNIASSVSSSSKGSVNNVSEYNRYKTQYDKALAQFKLKNYSQAASILEPISRRNINRNLYYDINLLLGKCYKYLGRKKNSLDVFNRIKSYNTQEVNFWINQVLSDL from the coding sequence ATGAATAGAAAAAGAAGTAAAAAAAGCGGTATTTATTTATTATTTGCATTTATAAGTATAATATTCTTTTATATATCAATAAATGTTTTATATACTCAAACTTCTGCGTATTATGATGAAACATTAATAAATAATTTACCTAATGCTGAAAGATTTGTATCTAAAATAAAAATTTCTACATCAAATACTAATAATAATATAGTATTGATAAGTTGGGAAGGAATAATAGATGATAATCTAATATATTATGTTTATAGAAGCGAATCTCCTATAATAGGTAAATCTTCATTTTCTAATTCTACTGTAGTTGATTATGTAAAAGCAACCAATGATTCAAAAATGTATACTATAGCAGATAGTCCTATAATAAGTTCTACATACTATTATGCTGTAGTTTCATATATAAATGATTCAGTTTTTTACAATGCTAAAGAGAATATTGATACTTCATCTTTATCATTTAATGGAATAACATCAAATAATGTTTTTAATAATAATTTAAAATATAATACAAATATTAATAATAATATTATTACCAATACTGTAACAGTCACTAATAATGTTATATTGACAAATAATATTTTATTAACAAATACTGTTACTCTTACCAATACGGTTACATTGACAAATAATATTGCCAGTTCTGTGTCATCATCAAGCAAAGGAAGTGTTAATAATGTCTCTGAGTATAACAGATATAAAACTCAATATGATAAAGCATTGGCACAATTTAAATTAAAAAATTATTCTCAGGCAGCTTCTATATTGGAGCCTATATCTAGAAGAAATATAAATAGAAATTTATATTATGATATTAATCTTCTTCTTGGTAAATGTTATAAGTATTTAGGCAGGAAGAAAAATTCATTGGATGTTTTTAATCGTATAAAATCTTATAATACGCAAGAAGTTAATTTTTGGATAAATCAGGTTTTGAGTGATTTATAA
- the aroD gene encoding type I 3-dehydroquinate dehydratase → MENIVKIKNVKLGDGIPKICISIVEKNEKDIIKYIKEISKLPVDIIEWRADFFIDDINKYNDNFDDIISFSKEIKKLSSKPILFTLRSNKEGGNIKYNMYESIINLYNDIIKNKCFEAIDLELLTLKENDIKKLIKSASSNNIKTIISNHDFNKTPSKKEIISRINKMIRLKCDIAKVAYMPKNKKDVITLLDASSDIKDFPIIAISMGNIGIISRIFGSVLTFASAKRSSAPGQLESMKLKYILDTIYEKI, encoded by the coding sequence ATGGAAAATATAGTAAAAATAAAAAATGTAAAATTGGGCGACGGTATTCCAAAAATATGTATATCTATAGTTGAAAAAAATGAAAAAGATATTATTAAATACATAAAAGAAATAAGCAAACTTCCTGTTGATATTATAGAATGGAGAGCCGATTTCTTTATAGATGATATAAATAAATATAATGATAACTTTGATGATATAATATCATTTTCAAAAGAGATAAAAAAATTAAGCAGCAAGCCAATACTATTTACTTTAAGAAGCAATAAAGAAGGCGGAAACATTAAATATAATATGTATGAAAGTATTATAAACTTATACAATGATATTATAAAAAACAAATGCTTTGAGGCAATAGATTTAGAATTATTAACATTAAAAGAAAATGATATAAAAAAATTAATAAAATCAGCCTCTTCAAACAATATAAAAACTATAATATCAAATCATGACTTCAATAAAACTCCTTCAAAAAAAGAAATAATATCAAGAATCAATAAAATGATAAGATTAAAATGCGATATAGCAAAAGTCGCTTATATGCCTAAAAATAAAAAAGATGTTATTACCCTATTAGATGCCTCAAGCGATATAAAAGATTTCCCTATAATAGCCATATCTATGGGTAATATTGGAATTATAAGCAGAATATTCGGCTCTGTACTCACTTTTGCATCTGCAAAACGCTCATCTGCTCCTGGACAATTAGAATCTATGAAATTAAAATATATATTAGATACAATTTACGAAAAAATTTAA
- a CDS encoding tetratricopeptide repeat protein produces MKTYAAVLASVITIVAILGGVFITKISALSSPERYFQKGKRSYEIENYQEAINNLNEYLSIDSKSRPINNIAEAYFMVADSLKRLKKYSLAKERLSSIINNPNFSQYSVNAILAYADISRLENHADPYIMSKLQENLQTGNSNLTSKINVQYGYQLFLQKKYGEALSYFLRYDGELAVLGRARVYFNMNEYDRAFETYEDFLKYNKTSIYYDEVVRTYLIQVPAMAHKTFVEGNYTKSRMYYTKIAELFPRTEHAEDALFRIAQSYYNEKNYNKALDYYNRVRLNNIYTLDAEALLYIGLSYFKVGRYSDSYKVLDTFISEYPANPNVSRAREYMQALQETLLAIN; encoded by the coding sequence ATGAAAACTTATGCAGCAGTTTTGGCATCTGTTATAACTATAGTAGCAATATTGGGCGGTGTATTTATTACAAAAATATCAGCATTATCTTCTCCTGAAAGATATTTTCAAAAAGGAAAAAGAAGTTATGAGATAGAAAATTATCAGGAAGCCATTAATAATTTAAATGAATATTTATCAATAGATAGTAAATCCAGACCTATAAATAATATAGCTGAAGCATATTTTATGGTTGCAGATTCTTTAAAAAGATTAAAAAAATATTCTTTAGCAAAAGAAAGACTTTCTAGTATAATTAATAATCCTAATTTTTCTCAATATTCTGTAAATGCAATTTTAGCCTATGCTGATATATCAAGATTAGAAAATCATGCAGATCCATATATAATGTCAAAATTGCAGGAAAATTTGCAGACAGGAAATTCGAATTTAACTTCAAAAATAAATGTTCAATATGGTTATCAGTTATTCCTTCAAAAAAAGTATGGTGAAGCATTAAGTTATTTTTTAAGATATGATGGAGAATTAGCTGTACTTGGAAGGGCAAGAGTTTATTTTAATATGAATGAATATGACAGGGCATTTGAAACTTATGAAGATTTTCTAAAATATAATAAAACTAGTATATATTATGATGAAGTTGTAAGAACATATTTAATACAAGTTCCTGCTATGGCTCATAAAACATTTGTTGAAGGTAATTATACAAAATCAAGAATGTATTATACAAAAATAGCCGAATTATTCCCTAGAACAGAACATGCTGAAGATGCTCTATTTAGAATAGCACAATCATATTATAATGAAAAAAACTATAATAAGGCATTAGATTATTACAATAGAGTAAGACTCAATAATATTTATACCCTAGATGCTGAGGCTTTGCTTTATATAGGTTTATCATATTTCAAGGTAGGAAGATATTCAGATTCTTATAAGGTTTTGGATACTTTTATATCAGAATATCCTGCTAATCCTAATGTTTCAAGAGCAAGAGAATATATGCAGGCTTTACAGGAAACTTTACTTGCTATTAATTAA
- a CDS encoding leucine-rich repeat domain-containing protein: protein MENIEKKIEAQLNNIYDFFKKNNINKYSNYSRKKLLNIKKLDLSSSKLSYIPKEIYILTNLENLDICNNKIEEIPDSICSLVNLKYIDASFNKLKKLPKKISLLQNLEEIDISKNMFKTFPKEIYELKELKNINIAGYSLNEIPKEIFNLVKLEKLDLSNNKIENIPNEISKLANLEKLYLHNNNITKIPKIIEKLSKLKILSLKNNNLEDINEYIGKLKNLEEFYFSSKHTIKAADNFYSLENLKKLYIEGDFSYIKNEIHRLKNIEYLYLANNY from the coding sequence ATGGAAAATATAGAGAAAAAAATAGAAGCTCAATTAAATAATATTTATGATTTTTTTAAAAAGAATAATATAAATAAATATAGTAACTATAGCAGAAAAAAACTATTAAATATTAAGAAATTAGATTTAAGCTCTTCAAAATTAAGTTATATTCCAAAAGAAATATATATATTAACAAATCTTGAAAATTTGGATATATGCAATAATAAAATAGAAGAAATACCGGATAGTATATGCTCCTTAGTAAATTTAAAATATATTGATGCCAGTTTTAATAAATTAAAAAAACTACCTAAAAAAATATCATTGCTTCAAAATCTTGAAGAAATAGATATATCAAAGAATATGTTTAAAACTTTTCCTAAAGAAATATATGAATTAAAAGAATTAAAAAATATTAATATTGCAGGATATTCTTTAAATGAAATACCTAAAGAAATTTTTAATTTAGTAAAATTAGAAAAATTGGACTTATCTAATAATAAGATAGAAAATATACCTAATGAAATTTCTAAATTAGCAAATTTAGAAAAACTTTATTTACATAATAATAATATAACTAAAATACCTAAAATAATAGAAAAATTATCTAAATTAAAAATACTATCTTTAAAAAATAATAATTTAGAAGATATTAATGAATATATAGGAAAGTTAAAAAATCTTGAAGAATTTTATTTCAGCAGCAAACATACTATAAAAGCAGCTGATAATTTTTATTCTTTAGAAAACTTAAAAAAATTATATATAGAAGGAGATTTTTCATATATAAAAAATGAAATACATAGATTAAAAAATATTGAATATTTATATTTAGCAAATAATTATTAA
- a CDS encoding Gx transporter family protein yields the protein MLFLENIKSHIGKRRIYDIIFFAFLSSFIAAVENMFPRPIPYFRIGFSFIIVLMVVDVFTFRELLLLIFIKNVSVALAFAYILTPPFYLGLCGGITSIIIMKFMSYFKNTFSIFGVSLAGSLISNLSQAFLSKYLFKLPDIRFLIVPVFILSLITGSIVGIITMLLCTNNTKKSDSYADNN from the coding sequence ATGTTATTTTTAGAGAATATAAAATCTCATATAGGTAAAAGAAGAATATACGATATAATATTTTTTGCTTTTTTATCCTCATTTATAGCAGCTGTTGAAAATATGTTTCCAAGACCAATACCATATTTCAGGATAGGATTTTCTTTTATTATTGTATTGATGGTTGTAGACGTATTCACTTTCAGAGAGCTATTATTACTCATATTTATAAAGAATGTTTCTGTTGCTTTGGCTTTTGCCTATATATTAACACCTCCATTTTATTTAGGATTATGCGGAGGAATCACATCAATCATAATAATGAAATTTATGAGTTATTTCAAAAATACATTTTCTATTTTTGGAGTGAGTTTAGCAGGTTCTTTAATAAGTAATTTATCTCAGGCTTTTCTATCCAAATATTTATTTAAATTACCGGATATAAGATTCTTAATAGTACCTGTATTTATATTATCACTAATAACAGGAAGTATAGTTGGAATTATCACTATGTTATTATGCACAAATAATACTAAAAAAAGTGATTCTTATGCTGATAATAATTAA
- a CDS encoding tetratricopeptide repeat protein: MHGKKIRDIIFNIDEAYKNRLYFLSERLLKDIVDKNLEYYKLYILFAYLMQLEDNKEKLNLSIQYSSKAIESNKHYLLAYCYRYKASKKLLENYKNDKYTKQLEQLINQDINYLKKLSNNFIIKKHMKNFIKNPLSYYDKNKLILKTSSQIKKYIKYFNREKVKYDYIDIIENYNFFIKNNDNDYEAYNLRGFLKYNLKLYDEALEDFNKSITLNSRLAENYYNRAKLYYTLKRYEEALKDFRKAQKIFVRNNIDSPLDIIKCDHYIAWCNYSLMRDEKIFLDIEVDEDINDFSEGYYNSAKLKFNKKNYKDALKIFSKVDKNNKNYTKTKYYKNICKCKINNNCNINLIVNILRLSDIYKYENDFHVTENLCNEALEYIKSIKEKNDFWYLYLKGIALYELYDISFLDYKLKEKVLYYLNKSKCTIEKENKYYKRIEEITTDITEYGI; encoded by the coding sequence ATGCATGGAAAAAAGATTAGAGATATAATATTCAATATAGATGAAGCATATAAAAATAGGTTATACTTTTTATCCGAAAGACTTCTCAAAGATATAGTGGATAAAAATCTAGAATATTATAAACTATATATTTTATTTGCATATTTAATGCAGTTAGAAGATAATAAAGAAAAATTAAATCTGTCAATTCAATACTCTTCAAAAGCAATAGAATCAAATAAGCATTATCTATTGGCATATTGCTATAGATACAAGGCAAGTAAAAAATTGTTAGAAAATTATAAAAATGATAAGTATACAAAACAATTAGAACAATTAATAAATCAGGATATAAATTATTTAAAAAAATTATCTAATAATTTTATTATAAAGAAGCATATGAAAAATTTCATTAAAAATCCCCTATCCTATTATGATAAAAATAAGTTAATATTAAAAACTTCTTCTCAAATAAAAAAATATATAAAGTATTTTAACAGAGAAAAAGTAAAATATGACTATATAGATATAATAGAAAATTATAACTTCTTCATAAAAAATAATGATAATGATTATGAAGCATATAATTTAAGAGGATTTTTAAAATATAATCTTAAATTATATGATGAAGCATTAGAAGATTTTAATAAATCTATAACACTTAATTCCAGACTTGCAGAAAATTATTATAATAGAGCTAAACTTTATTATACATTAAAGCGTTATGAAGAAGCCTTGAAAGATTTTAGAAAAGCACAGAAAATATTTGTAAGAAATAATATTGATTCTCCATTAGATATAATAAAATGCGATCATTATATAGCTTGGTGCAATTATAGTTTAATGAGAGATGAAAAAATATTTTTAGATATTGAAGTAGATGAAGATATTAATGATTTTTCTGAAGGATACTACAATAGTGCTAAATTAAAATTCAATAAGAAAAATTATAAAGATGCTTTGAAAATTTTTTCTAAAGTAGATAAAAATAATAAAAACTATACTAAAACAAAATATTATAAAAATATATGCAAATGTAAAATCAATAATAATTGTAATATAAATTTAATAGTTAATATTTTAAGATTATCTGATATTTATAAATACGAAAATGACTTTCATGTTACAGAAAATTTATGCAATGAAGCTTTAGAATATATTAAATCTATAAAAGAAAAAAACGACTTTTGGTATTTATATCTTAAAGGCATTGCTTTGTATGAATTATATGACATATCATTTTTGGATTATAAGTTAAAAGAAAAAGTATTGTATTATCTTAATAAATCTAAATGTACTATCGAAAAAGAAAATAAATATTATAAAAGAATAGAAGAAATAACAACGGATATTACAGAATATGGCATTTGA
- a CDS encoding CdaR family protein — translation MSSKKTSDLSKFSFKKALARITNRLGIKLLCLLMSFLLFLFVRYQKEYTKDYVTKIEIKNIPSRLLIANDIPENITITLKGFKDNIYELPTEFSAYIDLTNATIGSNMYEVNLAGDIDYSKMNITVNPSEIPIILDELSYKTVPIKVPTIGTAAYGLTIDNIIVNPSNTIISGPKALISSIDEIKTYNVDISDKYLDYSSISRIHLPRNIKSDVSRVNINIIFNKNLDKVEFNNLAISIDNLNGKFKINDRNPLIINKVVLEANKVMLDNLSPDDIKLYIDLQEMTNVGIYSNVSVEANVPIQAKLIEIEPSFFDIEIIEREITDNNITNADNNINENNNKSNLTNR, via the coding sequence ATGAGCAGCAAAAAAACATCAGATTTAAGTAAATTTAGTTTTAAAAAAGCGTTAGCTCGTATAACGAATAGATTAGGAATTAAATTATTATGTCTGTTAATGTCATTTTTATTATTCCTATTTGTAAGATATCAGAAAGAATATACTAAGGATTATGTTACTAAAATAGAAATAAAAAATATTCCCTCAAGATTATTAATTGCAAATGACATACCTGAAAATATTACAATAACTCTAAAAGGATTTAAAGACAATATTTATGAACTTCCTACAGAATTTAGTGCTTATATAGACCTTACTAATGCTACTATAGGAAGCAATATGTATGAAGTTAATTTAGCAGGCGATATAGATTATTCAAAAATGAATATTACGGTAAATCCAAGTGAAATACCTATAATATTAGATGAATTATCATACAAAACAGTACCTATAAAAGTACCTACTATAGGAACTGCAGCATATGGTCTTACAATTGATAATATAATAGTAAATCCGTCAAATACAATAATATCAGGCCCTAAAGCCTTAATATCGTCTATAGATGAAATAAAAACTTATAATGTGGATATATCAGACAAATATTTAGATTATTCATCAATATCAAGAATACATTTACCTAGAAATATAAAATCTGATGTTTCAAGAGTAAATATAAATATTATTTTCAATAAAAATCTTGACAAAGTGGAATTTAATAATCTTGCTATAAGTATAGATAATTTAAACGGAAAATTCAAAATTAATGATCGTAATCCTCTTATAATAAATAAAGTAGTTTTGGAAGCTAATAAAGTAATGCTTGACAATTTATCACCTGATGATATTAAATTGTATATAGATTTACAAGAAATGACAAATGTCGGTATATATTCAAATGTATCTGTAGAAGCTAATGTACCTATTCAAGCAAAACTTATAGAAATAGAACCTTCATTTTTTGATATTGAAATAATAGAAAGAGAAATAACAGATAATAATATAACCAATGCTGATAACAACATAAATGAAAATAATAATAAAAGCAACTTAACTAACAGATAA
- a CDS encoding DUF368 domain-containing protein gives MRNYISYFIKGMAIGIANAIPGVSGGTIAFVLGIYEKLTYAISILPNALIKLKWEEIKESLKVLIPVALGAAISIVLFLKLINYTFTYYPIPTRIFFVGLILGSFPFITKTVEEFNFKVFIAFFIGAFIMAIFVYFDINKPVGATTYAGNFSLIYGIKLFLCGIAAAVAMVIPGISGSLLLLILGEYENISYFISSFVDTFNFSLLIPLIFLGLGVVIGIFGISKLVTILLQKYKSTLFGFVLGIIIVSFLSLWPNMATMSLPMLASTVISMCVGFLVAIAMEKI, from the coding sequence ATGAGAAATTATATATCTTATTTTATCAAAGGAATGGCCATAGGTATTGCCAATGCTATACCAGGCGTATCTGGAGGGACTATAGCATTTGTATTAGGTATATATGAAAAATTAACTTATGCTATATCTATTTTACCTAATGCTTTAATAAAATTAAAATGGGAAGAAATTAAAGAAAGTTTAAAAGTTTTGATTCCTGTGGCATTGGGAGCTGCTATTTCTATAGTGTTATTTTTAAAACTTATAAATTATACATTTACATACTATCCTATACCTACTAGAATATTTTTTGTAGGTTTAATATTAGGTTCTTTTCCATTTATTACTAAAACAGTGGAAGAATTCAATTTCAAAGTTTTTATAGCATTTTTTATAGGTGCTTTTATTATGGCGATATTTGTATATTTTGATATAAATAAGCCTGTAGGGGCAACTACTTATGCTGGAAATTTTTCACTTATTTATGGTATTAAATTGTTTTTATGCGGTATAGCTGCTGCTGTTGCTATGGTAATACCTGGAATATCTGGTTCTTTGCTTTTACTAATATTGGGAGAATACGAGAATATATCTTATTTTATATCTTCATTTGTTGATACTTTTAATTTCAGCCTTCTAATTCCTTTAATATTTTTAGGTTTAGGAGTTGTTATAGGAATATTCGGTATATCAAAACTTGTAACTATATTACTTCAAAAATATAAATCCACTTTGTTTGGTTTTGTTCTTGGTATTATAATAGTATCATTTTTAAGTTTATGGCCTAATATGGCAACTATGAGTCTTCCTATGTTAGCTTCTACAGTTATATCTATGTGTGTGGGCTTCTTGGTTGCTATAGCTATGGAGAAAATATAA
- the aroE gene encoding shikimate dehydrogenase, protein MQINAETILTGLFASPSKHSISPIMHNESFNKLNLNYIYLAFEVDKNNLKEAVNSIKTLNMRGVNLSMPNKKEVIKYLDNISEAAELSQSVNTIVNDNGILTGYSTDGEGFIRSLEEEQVFIKDKNITILGTGGAAIAIISQAALYGVKEIYVFKRDTNWDEQKKIIDNIASKTNCSISLHSLEDKNILKSKIENSSVLINATSVGMKEDVSIIEDKSFFRDDLVVSDCIYHPAKTKLLKIAEKEGCKIINGMGMLLYQGALAFELWTNKKMPVEYVKNIIFK, encoded by the coding sequence ATGCAAATAAACGCTGAAACTATATTAACAGGACTATTCGCATCTCCTTCAAAGCATAGTATATCCCCTATTATGCATAATGAATCATTTAATAAACTTAATCTTAATTATATATATTTAGCTTTTGAAGTTGATAAAAATAATTTAAAAGAAGCTGTAAATTCTATAAAAACTCTCAATATGAGAGGTGTTAATTTGTCTATGCCTAATAAAAAAGAAGTAATAAAATATTTAGACAATATATCTGAAGCAGCAGAACTTTCTCAAAGTGTAAATACAATAGTAAATGATAATGGAATACTTACAGGATATAGCACAGACGGCGAAGGTTTTATAAGATCATTAGAAGAAGAACAAGTATTCATAAAAGATAAAAATATCACTATACTAGGAACAGGAGGAGCTGCTATAGCTATAATCTCTCAAGCCGCATTATATGGAGTAAAAGAAATATATGTATTTAAGAGAGATACCAATTGGGATGAGCAGAAAAAAATTATAGATAATATAGCATCTAAAACTAATTGCTCCATAAGTCTGCATTCTTTAGAAGATAAAAACATCCTAAAATCAAAAATAGAAAATAGCTCTGTATTAATCAATGCTACAAGTGTTGGCATGAAAGAAGATGTTTCTATTATAGAAGATAAATCATTTTTTAGAGATGATCTTGTAGTAAGCGATTGTATATATCATCCTGCAAAAACTAAATTATTAAAAATTGCCGAAAAAGAAGGATGCAAAATAATAAATGGAATGGGAATGTTACTATATCAGGGTGCTTTGGCTTTTGAACTTTGGACTAATAAAAAAATGCCTGTAGAATATGTAAAAAATATTATATTTAAATAG
- the cdaA gene encoding diadenylate cyclase CdaA, which yields MLYVINNFISTSNWRYFFYGLDIILVAVLFYIIYMLMYNTRAYSIAIGFIILFFITLIAKVFGLSTLSWIFDQFFQVGLIAIVVIFQAEIKHALRILGGRAFLKKSFRYDEDQIQKILSATFNLSYKGYGALIVFQRNISLHSLVDRAVKLNADISIELVESIFFKNNPIHDGAAIIMENRIAAASAYLPLTEIEPQIKNRRLGTRHRAALGISEQTDAVVIVVSEETQCVSIVHNGILEYNLNREELDKRLGELLEIKK from the coding sequence ATGCTTTATGTAATAAATAATTTTATATCAACCTCAAACTGGCGATATTTCTTTTATGGCCTTGATATAATATTGGTTGCTGTATTATTTTATATTATATATATGCTTATGTATAATACAAGAGCTTACAGCATAGCAATAGGTTTTATAATATTATTTTTTATTACTTTAATAGCAAAAGTATTCGGACTTTCTACATTATCTTGGATATTTGACCAATTCTTCCAAGTAGGACTTATAGCCATAGTAGTAATATTCCAAGCTGAAATAAAACATGCCTTGAGAATATTGGGAGGAAGAGCTTTTTTAAAAAAATCATTCAGATATGATGAAGATCAAATTCAAAAAATATTAAGTGCTACATTTAACTTATCATATAAAGGATACGGTGCTTTAATAGTATTTCAAAGAAATATATCCTTACATTCCTTAGTTGATAGAGCTGTAAAACTTAATGCTGATATATCCATAGAACTTGTTGAATCTATATTTTTTAAGAATAACCCTATTCATGACGGAGCAGCAATAATAATGGAAAATAGAATAGCAGCAGCAAGCGCATATCTACCACTCACAGAAATAGAGCCTCAAATAAAAAATAGAAGATTAGGTACAAGACATAGAGCAGCACTTGGTATTTCAGAACAAACAGATGCTGTAGTTATTGTAGTTTCAGAGGAAACTCAATGCGTATCTATTGTTCATAATGGTATATTAGAATATAATTTAAATAGAGAAGAATTAGATAAAAGACTTGGAGAACTTTTAGAGATAAAAAAATGA
- a CDS encoding amino acid ABC transporter substrate-binding protein, protein MKRISSILLFIIFAFIVSCGGGDKAAADNTAENNTAAAAEDNSLQKVKDAGKLVLGLDDTFAPMGFRDENGEVVGFDIDLAREVANRLGVSLEIKPIEWSSSILSLNKGDVDVLWNGVTINEARKQQINFSKPYLNNKLVIVKAVDDNTINSKDDLSGKVLGVQVGSNDEALTADPSSKNAKEIRRYDVNVNAFLDLQAKRIDAVVIDEVAAQYYIAEKKAPFVVVENSPLTEELYGIGFRKSDAKLLAEVDKILDEMRADGTASKISEKWFAKDIMLK, encoded by the coding sequence ATGAAACGTATATCAAGTATTTTATTATTTATTATTTTTGCATTTATTGTAAGCTGCGGAGGCGGTGATAAAGCTGCTGCTGATAATACTGCTGAAAACAATACTGCTGCAGCAGCAGAAGATAATTCATTGCAAAAAGTAAAAGATGCAGGAAAATTAGTATTGGGTTTAGATGATACTTTTGCACCAATGGGATTCAGAGATGAAAATGGTGAAGTAGTAGGTTTTGATATTGATTTGGCAAGAGAAGTAGCAAACAGACTTGGAGTATCATTAGAAATAAAACCAATAGAATGGTCTAGTTCAATATTGAGTCTTAATAAAGGCGATGTAGATGTTCTTTGGAATGGTGTTACTATCAATGAAGCTAGAAAACAACAGATTAATTTTTCAAAACCTTATCTTAATAATAAATTGGTAATAGTAAAAGCTGTTGACGACAACACTATTAATTCTAAAGATGATTTATCAGGAAAAGTATTAGGCGTTCAGGTTGGAAGTAATGATGAAGCGTTAACTGCTGATCCTTCAAGTAAGAATGCTAAAGAGATTAGAAGATATGATGTTAATGTTAATGCATTTTTAGATTTACAGGCTAAAAGAATAGATGCTGTTGTTATAGATGAAGTTGCAGCTCAGTATTATATAGCTGAAAAGAAAGCTCCTTTTGTTGTTGTAGAAAATAGTCCTTTGACAGAAGAATTATATGGTATAGGATTTAGAAAATCGGATGCTAAACTTTTGGCAGAGGTTGATAAAATATTGGATGAGATGAGAGCCGATGGTACAGCTTCTAAAATATCTGAAAAATGGTTTGCTAAAGACATAATGTTAAAGTAG
- a CDS encoding NusG domain II-containing protein: protein MKRLKYGDVLIFLFIIIFSFFYAKNLISNKSSKIIIDTYDKSFRYDLNTDREITVNGLLGESKILISNQQIMFESSPCRDKLCIKAGVLKNSPIICMPNGISIRFEKNMENNIEIDSVVQ, encoded by the coding sequence ATGAAGAGATTAAAATACGGTGATGTATTAATATTTTTATTTATAATTATTTTCTCATTTTTTTATGCTAAAAACTTGATTTCAAATAAAAGCAGTAAAATAATAATAGATACTTATGATAAATCTTTTAGATATGATTTAAATACTGACAGAGAAATTACTGTTAATGGTTTATTAGGTGAATCAAAAATACTTATAAGCAATCAGCAAATTATGTTTGAAAGTTCGCCTTGCAGAGATAAACTATGCATCAAAGCAGGCGTACTAAAAAATTCACCTATAATATGCATGCCTAATGGTATATCTATAAGATTCGAAAAAAATATGGAGAACAATATAGAAATTGATTCTGTAGTTCAATAG